The Bradyrhizobium oligotrophicum S58 genome contains the following window.
GACGTGCTGCTCGGCGTCACCAATGCCCGCGCCAAGGTCGGCAGCGTCCAGGCTACGCCCGATGTCGTCAACGATCCCGCCGCGCTGCAGAAGTTCCAGGCCGCGCAGAGCGAGCTGACCGGCGCGCTGTCGCGGCTGCTGGTCGTCACCGAGAACTATCCGCAGCTGAAATCGGACGCGCTGTTCCGCGACCTGATGTCCCAGCTCGAGGGCACCGAGAACCGCATCACCGTGGCGCGCAACCGCTACATCAAGTCGGTGCAGGAATATAACGTCGGCATCCGCACCTTCCCGAACAACCTCACGGCCATGATGTTCGGCTACAAGGAGAAGGCCAACTT
Protein-coding sequences here:
- a CDS encoding LemA family protein, whose amino-acid sequence is MRRLLTVLAALMTLSLTNCGYNAIQTNDEQVKAAWSEVVNQYQRRADLVPNLVNSVKGFAQQEKDVLLGVTNARAKVGSVQATPDVVNDPAALQKFQAAQSELTGALSRLLVVTENYPQLKSDALFRDLMSQLEGTENRITVARNRYIKSVQEYNVGIRTFPNNLTAMMFGYKEKANFTVENEREISVAPKVDFNAPAPAPSK